A window of Acropora muricata isolate sample 2 chromosome 3, ASM3666990v1, whole genome shotgun sequence contains these coding sequences:
- the LOC136912304 gene encoding uncharacterized protein, which produces MLDQKTRLAYYNGLVLPHLDYADIVWGDQPGLKSEMEQLQGFQNKFAKKVIGKNVSSKEAMKTLKWLPLECRQCGHRCELVQNAIKGNIPEHFDKFRSPLNSSHGYNTRNGYLPRLPKVKTDWGRRVTSFQAIKDWMTLPMELRRPMPRNCFKRHLSKFFIEITVT; this is translated from the coding sequence ATGCTTGACCAAAAGACTCGTCTGGCTTATTACAACGGTTTGGTCTTGCCACATTTGGATTACGCTGATATTGTCTGGGGTGATCAGCCTGGCTTGAAATCTGAGATGGAACAATTACAGGGATTTCAAAATaagtttgccaaaaaagttataGGAAAGAACGTCTCCTCTAAGGAAGCCATGAAAACCCTAAAGTGGCTGCCGCTCGAATGTCGTCAATGTGGGCATCGTTGTGAGTTAGTGCAGAATGCCATTAAAGGAAATATTCCTGAACACTTTGACAAATTTAGATCGCCACTCAACTCTTCCCATGGTTACAATACCAGGAACGGCTACCTGCCCAGATTGCCTAAAGTAAAGACTGACTGGGGAAGACGTGTTACTTCTTTTCAAGCCATTAAGGACTGGATGACTCTACCAATGGAGCTGAGGAGGCCTATGCCACGTAACTgttttaaaagacatttaagcaaattttttattgaaattactgtaacatga
- the LOC136912303 gene encoding uncharacterized protein, which produces MGTPLGPLLANVFMCSIVDKLDQDGKLPSYYRRYVDDTFTIMSDIASAGALLDTLNNCHPPAKFTMDVERNSSLPFISVELLNLAPRIKTKVYVKPTHTGLLLHYQSHVDNRYKRSLITAMLHRAYRISSDWSYSSQECDRLETVFLKLKYPNDSLRRRCHTALYSINCS; this is translated from the coding sequence ATGGGAACTCCTCTTGGTCCTCTGCTCGCCAATGTCTTTATGTGCTCCATCGTAGATAAACTTGACCAAGATGGTAAGTTGCCCTCCTATTATCGACGATATGTGGATGACACTTTTACCATCATGTCCGATATAGCATCAGCCGGAGCTCTTCTTGACACCCTAAACAACTGCCACCCACCAGCAAAGTTCACTATGGATGTCGAACGTAATTCCTCGCTTCCTTTCATCAGTGTTGAATTGTTAAACTTAGCTCCTAGAATCAAGACCAAGGTCTACGTAAAACCAACTCATACGGGCCTTTTACTTCACTACCAGAGCCACGTGGATAATCGGTACAAGCGCAGTCTAATTACCGCCATGTTACATCGAGCTTACCGCATATCTTCCGACTGGTCTTATTCCTCACAAGAATGCGATCGGCTTGAGACAGTATTCTTAAAGCTTAAGTACCCGAATGATTCTCTACGCAGACGATGCCATACTGCTTTGTACAGCATCAACTGCAGCTGA